In Leishmania donovani BPK282A1 complete genome, chromosome 18, a genomic segment contains:
- a CDS encoding citrate synthase, putative: MRALRCSIIRGVAGLRMASSVLDEMKEQMLRRSKEDQKKIGDLRKKHGHEKLCDATIDAVYGGMRGITGLVYEPSLLDSAE, translated from the coding sequence ATGCGCGCTCTTCGCTGCTCCATAAttcgcggcgtcgccggtCTCCGCATGGCGTCATCGGTATTGGATGAGATGAAGGAGCAGATGCTGAGGCGCAGCAAAGAAGACCAGAAGAAGATCGGCGACCTCAGGAAGAAGCACGGCCATGAGAAGCTGTGCGACGCCACCATCGATGCGGTGTACGGCGGCATGCGTGGCATCACCGGCCTCGTGTACGAGCCATCACTGCTGGACTCCGCGGAG